One part of the Phoenix dactylifera cultivar Barhee BC4 chromosome 4, palm_55x_up_171113_PBpolish2nd_filt_p, whole genome shotgun sequence genome encodes these proteins:
- the LOC103712876 gene encoding LOB domain-containing protein 7-like translates to MIEQGESASSNSRSCAACKHQRRRCYPGCVLARYFPAKRAARFEAVLRLFGISNLMRFYNAAPSEQRDHVVATMTFEAETRSVNPVLGCVAIIHDLNAQIDATFRELDVTFSQLNFYRRQQQEQQQMMMMMPPPLASMPALHANSLLQQQQQQLPPPLLPPVLMHLDDRGVDIGRSHGSRPSGEGAIRSSNPAAVPPNPVVLDPSNSEGLDKMYGIQGWSARTRARWAEGCNRRTLY, encoded by the exons ATGATCGAGCAAGGCGAAAGTGCATCATCGAACAGCAGGTCATGCGCGGCCTGCAAGCACCAGCGGCGCAGGTGCTACCCGGGCTGCGTCTTGGCCCGCTACTTCCCGGCCAAACGCGCCGCCCGGTTCGAAGCCGTCCTCCGCCTTTTCGGTATCAGCAACCTCATGAGGTTCTACAATGCCGCCCCCAGCGAGCAACGCGACCACGTCGTCGCGACCATGACGTTCGAGGCGGAGACCCGGAGCGTCAACCCTGTGCTTGGCTGCGTCGCCATTATCCATGACCTTAATGCACAGATCGACGCCACCTTTCGTGAACTCGACGTAACTTTCAGCCAGCTCAATTTCTACCGCCGGCAGCAGCAGGAGCAGcagcagatgatgatgatgatgccgCCGCCACTGGCATCGATGCCGGCGCTTCATGCGAATTCATTACTgcagcagcaacagcagcagctACCGCCACCACTGCTGCCGCCTGTCTTGATGCATTTG GATGATCGAGGGGTCGACATTGGGAGATCGCATGGATCGCGGCCATCGGGCGAGGGGGCTATCAGGTCGTCTAACCCAGCGGCGGTACCTCCCAATCCAGTGGTACTGGATCCTTCTAATTCAGAAGGACTCGATAAAATG TACGGAATCCAAGGTTGGAGCGCGAGAACAAGGGCTCGATGGGCTGAAGGCTGCAACAGGAGAACTTTATATTGA